A section of the Gemmatimonadota bacterium genome encodes:
- a CDS encoding type II toxin-antitoxin system HicB family antitoxin produces MKMAQTEYLIIVEKYGPRAYGAYVPELPGIGVAGKTVCEVRKLVADAIRLYLEEHDRDSD; encoded by the coding sequence ATGAAAATGGCACAGACTGAGTACCTTATCATTGTTGAAAAATATGGCCCAAGAGCGTACGGCGCATACGTCCCTGAGCTTCCGGGCATCGGGGTTGCCGGGAAGACCGTATGTGAGGTTCGTAAATTGGTCGCCGACGCGATCAGGCTGTATCTCGAAGAACATGATAGGGATAGTGAC